The Nostoc sp. 'Lobaria pulmonaria (5183) cyanobiont' genome window below encodes:
- a CDS encoding HhoA/HhoB/HtrA family serine endopeptidase, whose amino-acid sequence MRFPKLSRSLRQFTTHVLAIALGVVLAVSTLQVLPSQAEPAPTITAGDTSELIAQRQSPASAAIGSTSFVTAAVNRVGSAVVRIDTERTITRRVDPFMEDPFFRRFFGDGFSQQMPSEQQLRGLGSGFILDKSGLVLTNAHVVDKADKVTVRLKDGRTFEGKVQGIDEVTDLAVVKINAGNDLPVAPLGSSTNVQVGDWAIAVGNPLGFDNTVTLGIVSTLKRSSAQVGISDKRLDFIQTDAAINPGNSGGPLLNGQGEVIGINTAIRPDAMGIGFAIPIDKAKAIATQLQRDGKVAHPYLGVQMLTLTPDLAKENNTDPNSPIQIPEINGVFVMRVVPNSPAASAGIRRGDVILQVDGKAITSAEQLQNVVEDSRLGQILQVKLQRGNKTEQLSVRTAELQNAS is encoded by the coding sequence ATGCGATTTCCCAAATTATCTCGGTCTTTACGTCAATTCACTACTCATGTTTTAGCGATCGCGCTAGGAGTTGTGCTAGCGGTTAGCACATTGCAGGTGTTACCTTCCCAAGCCGAACCAGCACCCACAATAACTGCTGGAGATACTTCAGAACTGATTGCTCAACGGCAATCACCAGCTAGTGCTGCGATCGGTAGCACTAGCTTTGTCACAGCAGCAGTGAATCGTGTTGGTTCAGCAGTTGTCCGCATTGATACTGAGCGGACAATTACTCGCCGCGTCGATCCATTTATGGAAGACCCCTTTTTCCGTCGGTTTTTTGGTGACGGTTTCTCCCAACAGATGCCTTCTGAGCAGCAGTTACGCGGTTTAGGCTCAGGTTTCATTCTTGACAAGAGCGGGTTAGTTTTGACTAATGCTCATGTGGTCGATAAGGCTGATAAAGTAACAGTCCGACTCAAAGATGGCCGCACCTTTGAAGGGAAGGTTCAGGGTATTGATGAAGTCACAGATTTGGCAGTAGTCAAGATTAACGCTGGTAACGATTTACCAGTCGCCCCCTTGGGTTCTTCCACTAATGTCCAAGTAGGAGACTGGGCGATCGCAGTCGGTAATCCTTTGGGATTTGATAACACCGTTACCTTGGGAATTGTCAGTACCCTCAAACGTTCCAGCGCCCAAGTCGGCATTAGTGACAAACGCTTGGATTTCATTCAGACAGACGCCGCCATTAACCCTGGTAACTCTGGGGGGCCACTATTAAATGGTCAAGGTGAAGTAATTGGTATTAACACAGCCATTCGCCCTGATGCAATGGGTATTGGGTTTGCAATTCCTATTGATAAAGCCAAAGCGATCGCCACGCAACTGCAACGAGATGGCAAAGTTGCTCACCCCTATTTGGGCGTGCAAATGCTAACTTTGACACCCGATCTTGCCAAGGAAAATAACACTGATCCCAACTCTCCTATTCAGATACCAGAAATCAATGGTGTTTTTGTCATGCGAGTTGTTCCCAATTCTCCAGCGGCATCTGCGGGTATCCGGCGCGGGGATGTAATTCTTCAAGTTGATGGTAAAGCTATTACCAGTGCTGAACAATTGCAGAATGTTGTGGAAGACAGTCGCCTTGGTCAAATATTACAGGTGAAATTGCAGCGAGGTAATAAGACAGAGCAGCTTTCAGTACGCACAGCTGAGTTGCAAAATGCTTCTTAA